The sequence CTGGTTTCGCTCGGGCAGTTGCAGCATGCAAACGCCGGACGCTTTAGTTACGAGCCGTCTTATATTGTCGGCAACTCGTACCCGAATCCCCGGATCAAGCCACTGGATCAATGGCGGGCGAGCGTGACCGATCAGTTTAGCGGTTTCGATACGGGTCTGGACGAGGATGAAAACTGGGGAATCAGTGGATCGTTCAATCTCTATGACGCGTCGTATCTGGTCAATGAACACCTTTGGGATAGCTTCATCTTTACGACGATCCCGCAGGTCGCCGACAACTACGGTGAGACGGGAATCGAGCCGTCCTTCGAAGAGTTGCTGAGCGGCGAGGCCTCTTTGCCCAATCCCCGTTTTAAGCCCTACACTCCGGGCGATTCCCAATTCACTGCGGAGGTGCTCCAGGATGTTGGCGACGAGGAGTCCGGAAGCTTCTTTCACAACGCGGGTCATCTCATGGTTGAAGGGATGTTCAATGTGAACTCGACCTCGGTCGATGCGTGGGAAGCTTTTCTTTCCGGCACGCACAAACTGCCGGTCCAGAAGCTCACCGAGAATGGTCAGATCGCCGATTTTTGGTCTTCAAGCGAAATCGAGGGAGTGCGGTTCCCCCGGGTGCAGATGGTAATGGATAATACCAGCCCGGAGAGTCCGGCAGGGGAGGGGAACGATAGTTTCTGGATCGGCTTCCGCACGCTGAAGCAGGAAGAGGTGCGGCGCTTGGCCGAAGAGATCGTCGTGGAAGTCCGCAAGCGGGGTCCATTTCTGAGCTTGGGCGACTTCGTCAATCGGAAGTTGGAGGACGGCGAGCTGGGAGAGGCGGGTGCGCTACAGGCGGCGATTGATCGGACGATCAACATCAGCATAGACGGGGATATCGCTGAGGAGGCCACGAATCCCTCCGTCCCCGGGCAAATGTCGCAGGCCGCCGGTTTTCCCGGCTATCTGCAGCAAGGAGATATCCTGCAGGCGCTGTCCCCGTATATGACGGTGCGCTCGGACACGTTCACGGTAAGAGTCTACGGTGATAGGGTGTCGCCCGTGACCGATGAAGTGGTCTCACGCGCGTGGTGCGAGGCGACGGTGCAGCGGTTCCCTGACCCGGTGCTGACCGAGGAGGCGGCGAGCGCGGAGGAATACCGAGCGGAACTCGTGGATCCTACGAGTCCATTCGGTCGCCAGTTCCGCATTACGAGGTTTCGCTGGTTGGACCCCGATGAGGTCTAAATTTCCGCAGAATTCTGCAACGGAAGCGATCGCCCGCTAATCAATCGATGAGGTCTTATCGGGCAAGTGCAAAAAGCCTTTCGCTACATCGCTTGCGGAAGGAGAATGCCGGATACCCAATCTATTGAATCCGCCCCTTGAAGGTCAGTATTTGTTTGTCCTCCAGTAACTTCGCTTCGAGGTCATTGTGCGGCACGTCTTGGACCGCGAGATTTTTGTCGAGCGCAAGCACGGCTGCCGTGGCGGCGCTTTGACCGAGGATCATGAATACGGGTTCCATGCGGATCGAGCCGTAAGCGACGTGCGAAGCGGAGACCGCGCAAGTGACAAGCAAGTTGGAGCATTCACTTTTTCGGGGAACGAGAGAGCCGTAGGCGATTTCATAGGGTTCGATGTCGACACCAATGTCTCCCTCGTTCTCGACCTCTCCGTCTTCAGTGATGTAGCGCTGCGTGTTGTGAGAATCAATCGTGTAGGAGCCCATGCCCACCGATTCCGGTGTGGATGTCTTTTTGGTGAGCTCATTCTGGGTCATCACATACTTGCCAAGCATCCTCCGTGCTTCCCGGATATAGAGATGCGGTGTCCAATTATCGCTCTCTTCGTATTCATCCTTCGCCAGCCCCCAAGTATTCATTCTTTCCCGAATTTCTTCAGGGACGCGTTCGCTGTTCGCCGTGTAGTAGAGTAGGCCGAGAGTATAGTTCTTGTGGTCCTCAACGATCTCACGGCGTTCCTCGTAGCTTGCTTCGGGATAGTCGTAGTTTGCCCCGATATAATCGGTGCTCACCGGGCCGTGGTTGTTCGTGTCGGTTTTGTGATTGGGAATTCGGTCGAACTTTCCGAATGTACTCGTCCAGCCGGCGTCATAGACTCTGCCGAGCAATTCGTAGCGTTCTTCATCGTAGTCCGGGGGCTTGGGAAACGGAATCCGATTTTCCTCCACATTGGTCATGCAGATACGGAAATTGTAAGCCTGTACTCGCTTGTCCGCAGAACCTTTCTCTCCCGGGGCTTCCGTCGAAATGAGAGGCAGAACTCCGCTCGATGGATCCCCGGGGACGACATAGGGATCGACTTCCAATTTGCTGAAATTGTGGGGGTGATGAAACACACCCGTCTGCACTCCGGCATAGGATTCGCCGTATTGATCCATGCCCTCCCGGCCCACGGTGTAGCTCACCCCGGCTGCTGCCATCAGGTCGCCTTCATAGGTGGTGTCGAGGAAGACTTTGCCCCTAAAAGTATCTCCGGCCAGGGTAGTGATCGAGTCGATCTTCCCATTCGTCATCTTCACGCCGTCTTCCCGGTTGAGAAATGCTTTTCGATGGACCGGGATATCGAAATCGCGGATGTAGTCCTCAAAAATGCTCTTTGCCGCGCGCGGTTCGAAAACCCAAAGCGTCGTCTCTCCCTTGTCTGTCTTTGGGTCTCCCCGCCCACGCTTACCGAATTCCTCCTGGTCCTCCCATTTCCAGATCTCTTCGTTCTGGTAATATTCGAAAATGCGGTGATAGAAGTTCCGGGAGAGGCCTCCGATTACCGACTTGTCTCCGAAATCGGTGGCGCCCAGTCCGCCTGCACTGAGGCCGCCGA comes from Puniceicoccus vermicola and encodes:
- a CDS encoding FAD-dependent oxidoreductase, with amino-acid sequence MKKILPALCTSGLLSVSPVHAATYEADVIVYGGTSAAVIAAVQVKKMGRTVIVVSPDERLGGLSAGGLGATDFGDKSVIGGLSRNFYHRIFEYYQNEEIWKWEDQEEFGKRGRGDPKTDKGETTLWVFEPRAAKSIFEDYIRDFDIPVHRKAFLNREDGVKMTNGKIDSITTLAGDTFRGKVFLDTTYEGDLMAAAGVSYTVGREGMDQYGESYAGVQTGVFHHPHNFSKLEVDPYVVPGDPSSGVLPLISTEAPGEKGSADKRVQAYNFRICMTNVEENRIPFPKPPDYDEERYELLGRVYDAGWTSTFGKFDRIPNHKTDTNNHGPVSTDYIGANYDYPEASYEERREIVEDHKNYTLGLLYYTANSERVPEEIRERMNTWGLAKDEYEESDNWTPHLYIREARRMLGKYVMTQNELTKKTSTPESVGMGSYTIDSHNTQRYITEDGEVENEGDIGVDIEPYEIAYGSLVPRKSECSNLLVTCAVSASHVAYGSIRMEPVFMILGQSAATAAVLALDKNLAVQDVPHNDLEAKLLEDKQILTFKGRIQ